The following coding sequences are from one Octopus bimaculoides isolate UCB-OBI-ISO-001 chromosome 3, ASM119413v2, whole genome shotgun sequence window:
- the LOC106874381 gene encoding 26S proteasome non-ATPase regulatory subunit 10 yields the protein MAGDSFREFVMNGNFTELKKILEENKDLLLKVDESGRLPLHWAVSQGHSEIADYLLDLGTPVDFKDESGWTPLMIAVSAGRPKIVNSLIHRRADINAVNNNGQCSLHYAVSKNRYEIAECLLNNKAAPNIADWMGSTPLHRAASKGHTNIVTLLLQHKANVNYADREGNTPLHLACEEERAEVAYMLVRNGALLTILNKEEKTPLDLVPLKIRRNLKNLSDQTM from the exons ATGGCCGGCGACAGCTTTCGAGAATTTGTtatgaatggaaatttcactgaattgaagaaaatacttgaagaaaataaagatttattGTTGAAGGTGGACGAG AGTGGCCGACTTCCATTACACTGGGCAGTTTCACAAGGACACTCCGAAATAGCAGATTATCTTCTAGATCTTGGCACACCAGTTGATTTTAAAGACGAG TCAGGATGGACACCTCTCATGATAGCAGTGTCTGCTGGTCGTCCAAAGATTGTCAACAGCCTTATTCACCGTAGGGCTGACATCAATGCTGTCAACAACAATGGCCAATGTTCTTTACACTATGCAGTCTCTAAAAACAGATATGAG atagCTGAATGCTTGTTGAACAACAAAGCTGCACCCAATATAGCAGATTGGATGGGCAGCACTCCACTACACCGAGCAGCTTCAAAAGGCCACACAAATATTGTTACTTTACTTCTACAGCACAAAGCTAATGTGAACTATGCAGATCGTGAAGGCAACACACCACT tcatttggcatGTGAAGAAGAACGAGCTGAAGTGGCTTACATGCTTGTCAGAAATGGAGCACTATTGACAATCTTAAACAAA GAAGAAAAGACTCCTTTAGATCTTGTTCCATTAAAGATCCGTCGCAACTTAAAGAATCTGTCTGATCAAACTATGTAG